A DNA window from Streptomyces sp. B21-083 contains the following coding sequences:
- a CDS encoding DUF6519 domain-containing protein, with protein MHADLSRLTFRPDRHYSSVIAQQGRVQLDADANEQAAIQLHQARRLAADLIGPHGGPRESAGFRIEYVGGRHDIDTLYIHGGRYYVNGILLDADRTAPGTPVPLDDDAPDSPDQAPDSAQPSTYWTYWDQPDGFRDPERPGDRLPSPAQSPFLVYLKVWERSVTAAEDPALREVALGAALPDTAARVKVVWQVLPLSLAALDIDESEPSTAVVSAAFDRWALKQSTPTARLAARSERPDHADEDPCLVRPDARYRGPENQLYRVEIHDGGEAKDAGFKWSRENGSVVLPVDELDGTWVQLASLGCDGKLDLDVGDRVEFTDSAYSSRLEPLPLLRVEELDLPGRRVRLSGEPEPGVGRLPELNPFLRRWDHHEGTKRKGRTTALRDGAVPVTEGEWLPLEDGVEVYFAKGATYTTGDHWLIPARTATGSVEWPVDRARRPLLQAPAGIVRSYAPLALVRGEGSTVDLRRAFGWAASSIPAADEAALATEEQARREEQAADADPSHGRSQTTAKAETAVDGDK; from the coding sequence ATGCACGCCGACCTCTCCCGACTCACCTTCCGCCCCGACCGCCACTACTCGTCGGTCATCGCTCAGCAGGGCCGCGTCCAGCTCGACGCCGACGCCAACGAACAGGCGGCGATCCAGCTCCACCAGGCCCGTAGGCTCGCCGCCGACCTGATCGGACCGCACGGCGGACCGCGCGAGTCGGCCGGCTTCCGTATCGAGTACGTGGGCGGCAGGCACGACATCGACACCCTGTACATCCACGGCGGCCGGTACTACGTCAACGGCATCCTCCTCGACGCCGACCGCACGGCCCCCGGCACCCCCGTACCGCTGGACGACGACGCCCCGGACAGCCCGGACCAGGCGCCCGACAGCGCCCAGCCGTCCACGTACTGGACCTACTGGGACCAGCCCGACGGCTTCCGCGACCCCGAGAGGCCCGGCGACCGGCTGCCCTCGCCCGCACAGTCGCCCTTCCTCGTGTACCTGAAGGTGTGGGAGCGCTCGGTGACGGCCGCCGAGGACCCGGCGCTGCGCGAGGTCGCCCTCGGCGCCGCCCTGCCCGACACCGCCGCCCGCGTCAAGGTCGTCTGGCAGGTACTGCCGCTCTCGCTGGCCGCGCTGGACATCGACGAGTCCGAGCCGTCCACGGCGGTGGTCAGCGCCGCCTTCGACCGCTGGGCGCTGAAGCAGTCGACCCCCACGGCCCGCCTCGCCGCCCGCAGCGAACGCCCCGACCACGCCGACGAGGACCCCTGTCTCGTCAGGCCCGACGCCCGCTACCGGGGCCCAGAGAACCAGCTCTACCGTGTCGAGATCCACGACGGGGGTGAGGCGAAGGACGCCGGCTTCAAGTGGTCTCGCGAGAACGGCTCCGTCGTCCTCCCGGTCGACGAACTCGACGGTACGTGGGTCCAGTTGGCGTCCCTCGGCTGCGACGGCAAGCTCGACCTGGACGTCGGTGACCGCGTCGAGTTCACCGACAGCGCGTACTCCTCCCGTCTGGAACCCCTGCCCCTGCTCCGCGTCGAGGAACTGGACCTTCCCGGGCGCCGGGTCCGTCTCTCCGGCGAACCGGAGCCGGGCGTGGGCCGCCTGCCTGAGCTGAACCCGTTCCTGCGCCGCTGGGACCACCACGAGGGCACGAAGCGCAAGGGCCGTACGACCGCCCTCCGTGACGGAGCCGTTCCGGTCACGGAGGGGGAGTGGCTGCCCCTGGAGGACGGCGTCGAGGTCTACTTCGCCAAGGGCGCCACCTACACGACCGGCGACCACTGGCTCATCCCCGCCCGCACCGCCACCGGCAGCGTCGAATGGCCGGTGGACCGGGCCCGCCGCCCCCTCCTCCAGGCGCCCGCCGGCATCGTCCGCTCCTACGCCCCACTGGCCCTGGTCAGGGGCGAAGGCAGCACGGTGGACCTCCGCCGCGCCTTCGGGTGGGCGGCGAGCAGTATCCCCGCGGCCGACGAGGCGGCCCTGGCGACGGAGGAACAGGCCCGCCGGGAGGAACAGGCGGCGGACGCCGATCCCTCCCACGGGAGGTCCCAGACCACCGCGAAAGCGGAGACAGCCGTGGACGGAGACAAGTAA
- a CDS encoding peptidoglycan-binding protein, giving the protein MANPLSASKLLEILRAEGLTVHEVRSWRTHNRNAKGPWGPVNGVMIHHTVTSGTDASVDICYDGYANLPGPLCHGVIDKQGHIHLVGNGRANHAGLGDNDVLRAVINESKLPVDNEADTDGNRHFYGFECINLGNGTDPWPEAQKEAIEKVSAAICRHHGWSERSVIGHKEWQPGKVDPRGFTMDSMRARIRERLAGGGQDTDPAPTPPRPSYVPFPGAGFFRIGQKSPLITAMGLRLVAEGCGRYEKGPGPEWTEADRKSYTAWQHKLNYRGKDADGIPGKTSWDKLKVPTS; this is encoded by the coding sequence ATGGCGAACCCGCTCAGCGCGTCCAAACTGCTGGAGATCCTGCGCGCGGAGGGCCTGACGGTCCACGAGGTCCGCAGCTGGCGCACCCACAACCGCAACGCGAAAGGCCCCTGGGGCCCCGTCAACGGCGTGATGATCCACCACACCGTCACCTCCGGCACGGACGCGTCCGTCGACATCTGCTACGACGGCTACGCCAACCTGCCCGGCCCCCTCTGCCACGGCGTCATCGACAAACAGGGCCACATCCACCTCGTCGGCAACGGCCGCGCCAACCACGCGGGGCTCGGCGACAACGACGTCCTGCGAGCCGTGATCAACGAGTCGAAGCTGCCCGTCGACAACGAGGCCGACACCGACGGCAACCGCCACTTCTACGGCTTCGAGTGCATCAACCTCGGCAACGGCACGGACCCCTGGCCCGAGGCGCAGAAAGAGGCCATCGAAAAGGTGTCCGCCGCGATCTGCCGCCACCACGGCTGGAGCGAGCGCTCGGTCATCGGCCACAAGGAGTGGCAGCCCGGCAAGGTGGACCCGCGCGGCTTCACCATGGACAGCATGCGGGCCCGTATCCGCGAACGCCTGGCAGGCGGCGGCCAGGACACCGACCCGGCCCCGACCCCGCCCAGGCCGTCCTACGTGCCGTTCCCCGGAGCCGGCTTCTTCCGCATCGGCCAGAAGTCCCCGCTGATCACCGCCATGGGCCTGCGCCTGGTGGCCGAGGGCTGCGGGCGCTACGAGAAGGGCCCCGGCCCGGAATGGACCGAGGCCGACCGCAAGTCCTACACGGCCTGGCAACACAAACTCAACTACAGGGGCAAGGACGCGGACGGAATCCCAGGCAAAACAAGCTGGGACAAACTAAAGGTGCCGACCAGCTGA